The following are encoded in a window of Roseimaritima ulvae genomic DNA:
- a CDS encoding 3-keto-disaccharide hydrolase: MKFSNVAACLFLFPVTLFCSVVAQAEDAEFVNLFNGSNLDGWTQRNGTATYRVEGDSIVGRTAEGSPNSFLCTDKLYGDFELTFDVKVDSRLNSGVQIRSQTKDGKPNGRVNGPQVEISLDGMAGYVYGEAAGGWMTPASDREAHKHFKDGEWNSYRVIAKGNKIQTWINGTQISDLTHDERYQSHPKGFIGLQVHGIGRGQGPYEVRWRNLKLREL, encoded by the coding sequence ATGAAGTTTTCGAACGTTGCTGCTTGCTTGTTCCTGTTTCCGGTTACGCTTTTCTGTAGTGTTGTCGCGCAGGCCGAAGACGCGGAGTTCGTGAACTTGTTCAACGGCAGCAATCTGGATGGCTGGACGCAGCGTAACGGAACGGCCACCTATCGGGTGGAAGGTGATTCCATCGTTGGCAGAACGGCCGAAGGTAGTCCGAACTCGTTTCTCTGCACCGACAAACTGTACGGCGACTTTGAGCTGACGTTTGATGTGAAGGTTGACTCGCGTTTGAATTCCGGCGTACAAATCCGTTCGCAGACCAAGGACGGAAAGCCCAATGGTCGGGTCAACGGACCTCAGGTCGAAATCTCGCTCGATGGCATGGCCGGGTATGTTTACGGTGAAGCCGCCGGCGGATGGATGACCCCCGCGAGCGATCGCGAAGCTCATAAACATTTTAAAGATGGCGAATGGAATTCGTACCGAGTGATCGCCAAAGGCAACAAGATCCAGACCTGGATCAATGGCACGCAGATTTCCGATTTGACGCACGACGAACGTTATCAATCGCACCCCAAAGGATTTATTGGTCTGCAGGTGCACGGCATCGGACGCGGCCAAGGCCCCTACGAAGTCCGCTGGCGGAACCTGAAGCTGCGTGAGTTGTAG
- a CDS encoding efflux RND transporter periplasmic adaptor subunit, producing MMQNGQSNIAMQTPAILLHLHRPLLLIATLLLCAGCGAEPKQEVRPTAGKQETLKADVYTVTRKSWPAIVRSQGSLHADEESVVGAKVAGRVAKVHVDLGDFVEVGTPIVTLDREEFVLQLSQAEAQLQQARAAVGLRSDDAVADLSPENSPPVREQRAIWEQAKSDVTRAESLRNQSAIAEGEYDQVVAAERVAEARYASAINSVHEKIATIGVREAEASLARQQLHDSIIVAPLDGLIQQREVAIGSYVQAGQAIAKVVRNHPLRFRGTVPERFAQALRVGQEVELQLESIATPLTTQVTRISPILDQRSRALMFEAEVDNSDRQIRTGLFAEAALVIDPEATAVVIPESAIVEFAGTQKVWKVVDGMAGEQQVLVGGRRDDQLEIIEGLEVDDVILLDGSKGRVAKVIPASPQLANLDRSFP from the coding sequence ATGATGCAAAACGGTCAATCCAACATCGCCATGCAAACTCCAGCGATTCTTTTGCACCTCCACCGGCCCCTGCTTCTGATTGCGACATTGTTGTTGTGTGCGGGGTGCGGTGCGGAACCCAAACAAGAGGTGCGTCCGACGGCCGGCAAGCAGGAAACGCTCAAGGCCGATGTCTATACGGTGACTCGCAAATCATGGCCGGCGATCGTTCGCAGTCAGGGCAGCTTGCACGCCGACGAAGAATCGGTGGTCGGCGCCAAGGTGGCTGGCCGCGTGGCGAAGGTGCACGTGGACCTGGGAGACTTTGTCGAAGTCGGCACGCCGATCGTGACGCTCGACCGCGAAGAGTTTGTTTTGCAGCTTTCACAGGCCGAAGCCCAATTGCAGCAGGCTCGAGCCGCCGTGGGACTCCGCAGCGATGATGCCGTAGCCGATCTGTCACCGGAAAATTCACCGCCGGTTCGTGAACAGCGCGCGATTTGGGAACAGGCCAAGAGCGACGTGACGCGGGCCGAAAGTCTCCGCAACCAAAGTGCGATCGCCGAAGGCGAATACGATCAGGTTGTGGCGGCCGAGCGAGTGGCCGAAGCCCGTTATGCGTCGGCCATCAACAGCGTGCACGAAAAGATCGCCACCATCGGGGTGCGTGAAGCGGAAGCCTCGCTGGCTCGCCAGCAGCTTCACGATTCGATCATCGTCGCACCGCTCGATGGATTGATTCAGCAACGCGAGGTGGCTATCGGCAGCTATGTTCAAGCCGGACAAGCGATCGCGAAGGTGGTTCGCAATCATCCCCTGCGTTTTCGTGGCACCGTCCCGGAACGTTTCGCTCAAGCCCTGCGGGTTGGGCAAGAGGTGGAGTTGCAGTTGGAGTCGATCGCCACGCCGCTGACCACTCAGGTGACGCGGATCAGTCCGATTCTGGACCAACGTTCGCGTGCATTAATGTTCGAAGCGGAAGTCGATAATTCCGACCGTCAGATCCGCACCGGCTTGTTCGCCGAAGCCGCTTTGGTAATCGACCCCGAAGCCACCGCGGTGGTGATTCCCGAGTCGGCGATTGTCGAGTTTGCTGGAACGCAAAAAGTGTGGAAGGTGGTCGATGGAATGGCCGGTGAGCAACAGGTGTTGGTGGGCGGCCGTCGCGACGATCAATTGGAAATCATCGAAGGCCTGGAGGTGGATGACGTGATTCTGCTGGACGGCTCCAAGGGGCGCGTCGCCAAAGTCATTCCGGCCTCGCCGCAATTGGCGAATCTCGATCGTTCGTTTCCATAA
- a CDS encoding DUF1501 domain-containing protein, producing the protein MNKQTQRQALELDVTRRYFLGQAAGVGVGALALSTLQSQSAVASAATSSGLPHFPAKAKRIIFLTQSGGPSQIELFDYKPNLIKHAGEKLPDSVRGGQRLTGMTKGKPQLVMPPHSKFKRHGQSGATVSNWLPHTAKIADELCFVKSMVTDQINHAPAMTKFLTGHELTGRPSMGSWFSYGLGSENRDLPDYLVLLSKMKRGSDQPLYDHYWGSGFLPSVYQGVKLRSAKDPVLYLRDPEGLPRELRRSMLDGLNRLNRMRHDRTGDPEIETRIQQYEMAYRMQTSVPELTDIRDEPESTFELYGPDSRRPGSYAANCILARRLAERGVRFIQLFHPDWDHHSRLRSWCTARCRDTDQASAALVQDLKQRGMLDDTLVIWGGEFGRGVAGQGKWDSPEGGRDHHPRCFTIWMAGGGIKPGISYGATDEYSYNTVENPVHVRDLHATVMHLMGIDHERFVYPFQGLDFRLTGVNPAKVVKDILA; encoded by the coding sequence ATGAATAAACAAACACAGCGTCAAGCGTTGGAGTTGGATGTCACGCGGCGGTACTTCCTCGGTCAAGCGGCCGGAGTGGGCGTGGGGGCGCTGGCGCTTAGCACGCTGCAGAGCCAATCCGCGGTCGCGTCCGCTGCCACATCGTCCGGCTTGCCGCATTTTCCCGCCAAAGCCAAACGCATCATCTTTCTGACTCAATCCGGCGGCCCTTCGCAAATCGAATTGTTCGATTACAAGCCGAACCTAATCAAACACGCCGGCGAAAAATTGCCCGACAGCGTCCGCGGCGGACAACGGTTGACCGGCATGACCAAGGGCAAACCCCAACTGGTGATGCCGCCTCATTCGAAATTCAAACGTCATGGTCAGAGCGGTGCCACGGTCAGCAATTGGTTGCCGCACACCGCAAAAATCGCCGACGAACTGTGTTTCGTAAAGTCGATGGTCACCGACCAGATCAACCACGCCCCGGCGATGACCAAATTTCTCACCGGGCATGAATTGACCGGCCGGCCCAGCATGGGCAGCTGGTTCAGCTACGGACTGGGCAGCGAAAACCGCGACCTGCCGGACTATCTGGTGCTGCTATCGAAAATGAAACGCGGCAGCGACCAACCACTCTACGACCACTACTGGGGCAGTGGCTTCCTGCCATCGGTATACCAGGGCGTCAAGCTGCGCAGCGCCAAAGACCCAGTGCTGTACCTCCGCGACCCCGAGGGGCTGCCCCGGGAATTGCGTCGCAGCATGCTGGATGGGCTGAACCGTTTGAATCGGATGCGTCATGACCGCACCGGCGATCCTGAAATTGAAACCCGCATCCAGCAATACGAGATGGCTTACCGGATGCAAACCAGTGTGCCGGAATTAACCGACATTCGCGACGAACCGGAATCTACCTTCGAACTCTACGGACCGGATTCACGTCGCCCCGGCAGCTATGCCGCCAACTGTATTTTAGCGCGGCGACTGGCCGAACGCGGCGTACGATTCATTCAGCTGTTCCATCCCGATTGGGACCACCACAGCCGACTGCGCAGCTGGTGCACGGCTCGCTGCCGCGATACCGATCAAGCCAGCGCGGCGTTGGTACAAGATCTGAAACAACGCGGCATGTTGGACGATACGCTGGTGATCTGGGGCGGCGAATTCGGACGCGGCGTGGCCGGGCAAGGCAAGTGGGACAGTCCCGAAGGCGGCCGCGATCATCATCCGCGATGCTTTACGATCTGGATGGCCGGTGGCGGCATCAAGCCCGGCATCAGCTACGGCGCGACCGACGAATACAGCTACAACACGGTGGAAAATCCCGTGCATGTTCGCGACCTGCACGCCACCGTAATGCACCTGATGGGCATCGACCACGAACGTTTTGTGTACCCCTTCCAAGGCCTCGATTTCCGGCTTACCGGCGTCAACCCGGCCAAAGTGGTGAAAGATATTCTGGCGTAG
- a CDS encoding zinc-binding dehydrogenase: MKSAAVVNFAPERGAVEIREIDRPAIGPEDVLLEVANVGVCGSDLHQWTADHSWPVNYPVVLGHEFGGRIVETGAAVEHWQEGDRVVSETAAIIDPHNPMTRRGMYNLDPTRKGFGYGVDGAMTKYVRVPSRILHAVPDELPFEHACLTEPCCVAYNAVVRNARIEPGDRVIVLGPGTIGILCAAMARLCGAEVALVGLESDRQRLAIAKQYGCEGIVGDALPWALQRDGMGCDGVIDAAGASVTLKLAIDLVRPAGWISKVGWGPQPLGFNLDPLVQKNVTLQGSFSHNWPIWERVLALLASGQLDVRPILGGVWPLDQWHEAFEKMHSGEVVKSVLRPI; the protein is encoded by the coding sequence ATGAAATCAGCCGCTGTAGTGAATTTTGCTCCTGAACGGGGAGCCGTGGAAATACGCGAGATCGATCGACCGGCGATCGGTCCCGAAGACGTGCTGTTGGAGGTCGCCAATGTGGGCGTCTGTGGCAGCGACCTGCACCAATGGACGGCCGACCATTCCTGGCCGGTGAATTACCCCGTCGTCTTGGGCCATGAATTTGGCGGGCGGATCGTGGAAACCGGCGCGGCGGTCGAGCACTGGCAGGAAGGCGATCGCGTGGTCAGCGAAACCGCGGCGATCATCGACCCCCACAACCCGATGACGCGGCGCGGCATGTATAACCTGGATCCGACCCGCAAGGGATTTGGGTACGGGGTCGATGGCGCGATGACAAAGTACGTTCGCGTCCCGTCGCGGATTCTGCATGCGGTACCCGATGAACTGCCTTTCGAACACGCCTGCCTGACCGAACCCTGTTGCGTAGCCTACAACGCCGTGGTCCGTAACGCGCGGATCGAACCGGGCGATCGCGTGATCGTGTTAGGCCCCGGCACGATTGGAATCCTGTGCGCCGCGATGGCCCGGCTGTGCGGCGCCGAGGTCGCTCTGGTGGGGTTGGAATCCGATCGCCAGCGATTGGCAATCGCCAAGCAGTACGGCTGCGAGGGCATCGTCGGTGATGCTCTGCCCTGGGCACTGCAACGCGACGGCATGGGCTGCGACGGCGTGATTGACGCCGCCGGTGCAAGCGTCACGCTCAAGCTGGCCATCGATCTGGTGCGACCTGCCGGTTGGATCAGCAAAGTCGGCTGGGGACCCCAACCGCTGGGATTTAATCTCGATCCTCTAGTGCAAAAGAACGTAACCCTGCAGGGCAGTTTCAGTCACAACTGGCCGATCTGGGAACGCGTGTTGGCGTTGCTGGCCAGCGGTCAGTTGGATGTGCGACCGATCTTGGGCGGCGTCTGGCCGCTGGATCAGTGGCACGAGGCCTTCGAGAAAATGCACTCCGGAGAAGTGGTTAAGTCGGTGCTGCGACCGATTTAA
- a CDS encoding efflux RND transporter permease subunit yields MYWLAEVCVKRPVFALMLVTALVVAGLVAFPSLGVDRFPNMDLPQIYISSVYLGAAAEEVESEVSSVIEDAVATVAGIDELRSISSDGRSFVIVTVELDRDIDAAIADVRDAVAGVVAQLPPGIDPPIVMKRDLDSSPIMTLAVSGPRSSRELFVLADRYVKNVIESSHGVGEVEIAGAADRAVRVDVDARRLAAHQLSILEVRDALARQNAEVPGGRVDEGKRERALRTLGRVKHSHEFPNLVVATVEDTPIRLSDLGTVSDDTKEVRTLARLNGSPAVVLQIQRQSGENTVAVIDGIKERLPRCDALLPDDVQVSVIQDQSRYIREALKEIERHLISGSVLACLTVLLFMRSWRSTIIAAVAIPASIIATFAFMRWFGFTLNNVTMLALVLMVGVVIDDAIVVLENVFHCIEEKGMNPTEAAVVGTKEIGLAVLATTVSLVIVFLPVSFLSSVTGRMLFQFGVTATVAILISMLISFSLTPMMCSKLLRRSKRDDDTAPRSRRGIYAIVENVYLWMLAWALRFRWAVLVIVVLVIASNVPLMRMVPRDYVPLNVDESEFEVRAEATQGANMQAMAETVDRVEEVLLQIEGVQTTLTTVGTRSGGDINRASVFVRLVDSHERTFSFGRLWNGLLNGDPGEAFRGNYTQREKMGEIRGRLKTLPDLRLSVRNLTSLRQGAPVDIDFAITGPDADRLLSFSNELREKAIEIPGLVDVYSTLQIDNPELLAHINRPRAAALGVEVQEIADTLRVAVGGDDRVSRYLDRTAGDAYDVELRLVGLDRSDVASISQLQVRSAEDRTRIDNVVEFEFDTSASRIDRLSRQRMVSVRANVADGYALSDRIDALRQAAEEIGIPLGFNTEVLGGGRELERTIADFGWTFMLSFVFMYIVLAAQYENLIYPVIILLSLPLAIPFGLLSLYWGGETLNLYSALGILVLFGVVKKAAILQVDHTNALRRQGLDRHEAIMQANRDRLRPILMTTMSFVAGLLPLLIATGPGAEERRSIAVLAAGGQTLSLLLTLLAIPVLYTFLDDLGVLLYFRRRPAADADG; encoded by the coding sequence TTGTATTGGCTGGCTGAAGTTTGCGTCAAACGCCCTGTCTTTGCGCTGATGCTGGTGACCGCTTTGGTGGTCGCCGGTTTGGTGGCGTTCCCTTCGTTGGGCGTCGATCGCTTTCCGAATATGGATCTGCCCCAGATCTATATCAGTTCGGTTTATCTGGGGGCGGCCGCCGAAGAAGTTGAATCGGAAGTCAGCTCGGTGATCGAAGACGCCGTGGCGACGGTGGCCGGCATCGACGAACTGCGATCGATCTCCTCCGACGGGCGATCCTTTGTGATTGTCACGGTGGAGTTAGACAGGGATATCGACGCGGCCATCGCCGACGTCCGCGATGCGGTCGCCGGCGTAGTGGCCCAATTGCCGCCGGGGATCGATCCACCGATCGTGATGAAACGCGACCTGGACTCTTCGCCGATCATGACCTTGGCAGTGTCCGGTCCGCGTTCCTCGCGGGAACTGTTCGTGTTGGCCGATCGGTATGTCAAGAACGTGATCGAATCGTCCCATGGCGTGGGGGAAGTCGAAATCGCCGGAGCCGCCGATCGCGCGGTACGCGTCGATGTCGATGCCCGGCGTCTGGCGGCGCATCAACTTTCGATCTTGGAAGTCCGCGATGCACTGGCACGCCAAAACGCCGAAGTTCCCGGCGGACGGGTGGACGAAGGCAAACGCGAACGAGCGCTGCGCACGTTGGGACGCGTCAAACACTCACATGAGTTCCCCAATCTGGTTGTCGCCACGGTGGAAGACACCCCGATTCGGTTAAGCGATCTGGGCACGGTCAGCGACGACACCAAAGAGGTCCGCACATTGGCTCGCCTGAACGGTTCACCGGCCGTGGTTCTGCAAATTCAGCGGCAGTCGGGCGAGAACACCGTAGCCGTGATCGATGGCATCAAAGAACGATTGCCGCGCTGCGACGCCCTGCTGCCCGACGACGTGCAGGTCAGCGTGATCCAGGACCAGTCGCGATACATCCGCGAAGCCTTAAAAGAGATCGAACGGCATCTGATTTCCGGCAGCGTGTTGGCCTGCCTGACGGTGTTGCTGTTCATGCGGTCCTGGCGTTCGACGATTATTGCCGCCGTCGCCATCCCGGCTTCGATCATCGCCACCTTCGCCTTCATGCGGTGGTTTGGATTCACCCTGAACAACGTCACCATGTTGGCTTTGGTGTTGATGGTGGGCGTGGTCATCGACGATGCGATCGTGGTCTTGGAAAACGTCTTCCACTGCATCGAAGAGAAAGGCATGAACCCCACCGAAGCCGCCGTGGTGGGAACCAAAGAAATTGGATTGGCGGTGTTGGCCACCACGGTGTCGCTGGTGATCGTGTTTCTGCCGGTTTCGTTTTTGTCCAGCGTTACCGGACGGATGCTGTTTCAATTCGGCGTCACCGCCACGGTGGCGATCCTGATCTCGATGCTGATCAGTTTCTCGTTGACGCCGATGATGTGCAGCAAACTGCTGCGGCGCAGCAAACGCGACGACGATACCGCGCCGCGCTCACGCCGCGGGATCTATGCGATCGTGGAAAACGTGTATCTGTGGATGTTAGCCTGGGCGCTGCGGTTTCGTTGGGCGGTGTTGGTGATCGTCGTGCTGGTGATCGCATCCAATGTGCCGCTGATGCGGATGGTGCCACGCGATTATGTGCCACTGAACGTGGACGAATCGGAATTCGAAGTCCGCGCCGAAGCGACGCAGGGCGCCAACATGCAAGCCATGGCGGAAACCGTCGATCGTGTGGAAGAAGTGTTACTGCAGATCGAAGGCGTGCAGACCACGCTGACCACCGTGGGCACACGGAGCGGCGGTGACATCAATCGAGCCAGCGTGTTTGTGCGACTGGTCGATAGTCACGAAAGAACGTTTTCGTTTGGGCGGCTGTGGAACGGACTGCTCAATGGCGATCCCGGCGAAGCCTTTCGAGGCAACTACACCCAACGCGAAAAAATGGGGGAGATCCGCGGGCGTTTAAAAACATTGCCCGACCTGCGACTATCGGTGCGGAACCTCACCTCCTTGCGACAAGGGGCCCCGGTCGATATCGACTTTGCGATCACCGGTCCTGACGCCGATCGCCTGCTATCGTTCAGCAACGAGCTGCGAGAAAAAGCGATCGAAATTCCCGGCTTAGTCGACGTGTACTCCACCCTGCAAATCGACAACCCCGAATTGTTGGCCCACATCAACCGTCCCCGGGCCGCCGCGTTGGGAGTCGAGGTGCAGGAAATCGCCGATACCCTGCGCGTGGCCGTGGGCGGCGATGACCGGGTCTCGCGGTACTTGGACCGCACCGCCGGCGATGCCTATGACGTGGAACTGCGACTGGTGGGCTTGGACCGCAGCGACGTGGCTTCGATCTCTCAACTGCAGGTCCGCAGCGCCGAAGACCGGACGCGAATCGACAACGTGGTGGAGTTTGAATTCGACACTTCGGCCTCGCGAATCGATCGGCTCAGTCGTCAACGGATGGTCTCGGTCCGCGCCAACGTGGCGGACGGCTACGCGTTGTCCGACCGCATCGACGCGTTGCGGCAAGCGGCCGAAGAAATTGGTATTCCGCTGGGCTTTAATACCGAAGTCTTGGGTGGCGGTCGCGAACTGGAACGCACCATCGCCGACTTTGGTTGGACCTTTATGCTGTCCTTTGTGTTTATGTATATCGTGTTGGCCGCCCAATACGAAAATCTGATCTATCCGGTCATTATCCTGCTGTCGCTGCCGCTGGCGATCCCGTTTGGTTTGCTCAGTCTGTACTGGGGTGGCGAAACGCTGAACCTGTATTCGGCACTGGGCATCTTGGTGTTGTTCGGGGTGGTCAAGAAAGCGGCGATTCTGCAGGTCGACCACACCAATGCGCTGCGGCGGCAGGGCCTGGACCGTCACGAGGCGATCATGCAAGCCAACCGCGACCGGCTGCGTCCGATCCTGATGACCACGATGTCCTTTGTGGCCGGGCTGTTACCGCTGTTGATCGCCACCGGCCCCGGCGCCGAAGAACGCCGCTCGATCGCCGTGCTGGCGGCCGGCGGGCAAACGTTGTCATTGCTGCTGACCTTGCTGGCGATTCCCGTGCTGTACACGTTCTTGGACGACCTCGGCGTGTTGCTGTACTTTCGCCGCCGCCCGGCAGCCGACGCGGACGGTTGA
- a CDS encoding orotidine 5'-phosphate decarboxylase / HUMPS family protein has product MRPIVQISLDLTNIDEALETAHLAMRAGVDWLEAGTPLILAEGLHGVRALREAFPETPIVADLKTMDGGYLEAEMMAKAGATHVVVMARAHEETIRCVVKAGEDFGCQVMGDNMVSEDMVAGAKRLEDLGCGFVIHHIGYDERRGIAARGQRMPSPLDQLRQVVEAVNVPVQAVGGLSLEQAIECPRYGAPLVVLGAPLTIDADAFKTADGDLEASLRLICDAVHAQEVQS; this is encoded by the coding sequence ATGCGACCGATTGTTCAAATTTCTCTCGACCTGACCAATATCGACGAAGCCCTGGAAACGGCTCATCTGGCCATGCGCGCCGGCGTCGATTGGTTGGAAGCGGGAACGCCGCTGATCTTGGCTGAAGGTTTGCACGGCGTGCGGGCGCTGCGTGAAGCGTTCCCCGAAACGCCGATCGTGGCCGACCTGAAAACCATGGACGGCGGTTACCTGGAAGCCGAAATGATGGCCAAGGCCGGTGCCACGCATGTGGTCGTGATGGCTCGAGCCCATGAGGAAACGATCCGCTGCGTGGTCAAGGCCGGTGAGGACTTTGGTTGTCAGGTGATGGGCGACAACATGGTCAGCGAAGACATGGTGGCCGGCGCCAAGCGACTGGAAGACTTGGGCTGTGGGTTTGTCATCCATCACATCGGCTATGACGAGCGACGCGGCATCGCGGCCCGCGGCCAACGCATGCCCAGCCCCTTGGATCAACTGCGTCAGGTCGTTGAAGCGGTTAACGTGCCGGTGCAAGCCGTGGGCGGTTTGTCATTGGAACAGGCGATCGAGTGTCCCAGGTACGGCGCTCCGTTGGTCGTATTAGGCGCTCCGCTAACGATTGATGCGGACGCTTTTAAAACCGCCGACGGAGACCTCGAAGCGTCGCTGCGGTTAATTTGTGACGCGGTACATGCACAGGAAGTCCAATCATGA